The Streptomyces sp. ICC1 DNA window CCCAGGTCCGGATCAGCGCCGGACCGATGGGCGGCCGCCTCGAAGGCGCCACCCGCCCGGGCCACTTCGACGGCATGCTGACCGTCGTCGCCAAGCTGCTCCACCTCACCCGCCCCGACCTGGCCTTCTTCGGCCAGAAGGACGCGCAGCAACTGGCTCTGATCCGGCGGATGGTGACCGACCTCAACTTCCCCGTGGAGGTGTGGGGCGTACCGACCGTCCGCGAGGAGGACGGGCTCGCGCTGTCCTCCCGCAACCGCTACCTCTCCGCCAAGGAGCGCGGCACCGCCCTCGCCCTGTCCCGCGCCCTGTTCGCCGGCCGCGACCGGCTCGCCGCCCAGGCCGCGCTGCGCGACCGCGCCGAGGCCCAGTCGCCCCCCGCCGGCGACGAGCGGGCCACCGGCCTGGCCCGGCTCGGCGAGATCCGCGCCTCCGCCGACGCCCACGCCGTCGCGGCGGCGGGCGCCGGCCTGCCGGAGGCCGTACGGGCCGCCGCCCGGCACGTCCTCCACGAGGCGGGCCGGCACGACCCGCCCCTCGTACTGGACTACCTGGCGCTGGTCGACCCCCAGGACTTCACCGAGGCCGGCCCCGGCTTCACCGGTCAGGCCGTGCTGGCCGTCGCCGCGAAGGTGGGCGCGACCCGGCTGATCGACAACATCCCATTGGAGTTCGGAGCACACGCGTGAGTACCCCAGGCAGAGGCCCCGCGACAGCGGGCACCAGCACCGGCATACGGCTGCACGCCCCGGCCCCCGGCTGGTCCGTCGACGCCGACGTCGTGGTCGTCGGGTCCGGAGTCGCGGGCCTGACCGCCGCGCTGCGCTGCGCCGCCGCGGGCCGCCGCACCGTCGTGGTCACCAAGGCCCGGCTCGACGACGGCTCCACCCGCTGGGCCCAGGGCGGCATCGCCGCCGCCCTCGGCGACGGGGACACCCCCGAGCAGCACCTCGAAGACACCCTCGTCGCCGGCGCCGGCCTGTGCGACGAGGCCGCCGTCCGGCTCCTGGTCACCGAGGGCCCGGACGCCGTGCGCCGGCTCATCGCCGAGGGCGCCGTCTTCGACACCTCCGCCGAGACCGGCGAGATCGAGCTGACCCGCGAGGGCGGCCACCACCGCCGCCGCATCGCGCACGCCGGCGG harbors:
- the panC gene encoding pantoate--beta-alanine ligase, producing MILLDTAEQLHRLPRDGTTSAPGADSGRRAVVMTMGALHDGHATLVRTARAQVGPAGQVVVTVFVNPLQFGANEDLDRYPRTLDADLALAEAAGADAVFAPAVDEVYPGGDPQVRISAGPMGGRLEGATRPGHFDGMLTVVAKLLHLTRPDLAFFGQKDAQQLALIRRMVTDLNFPVEVWGVPTVREEDGLALSSRNRYLSAKERGTALALSRALFAGRDRLAAQAALRDRAEAQSPPAGDERATGLARLGEIRASADAHAVAAAGAGLPEAVRAAARHVLHEAGRHDPPLVLDYLALVDPQDFTEAGPGFTGQAVLAVAAKVGATRLIDNIPLEFGAHA